The Streptococcus sp. oral taxon 431 nucleotide sequence ACCAGAGTTAAAATGGACGGAGATAAGGTCATAGGAGAGGTTTACACAAATCTACACTATGCTCCTTATGTTGAGTTTGGAACAGGACCCAAAGGACAAGCAAGCCATTCTGGTATCTCTCCAGAAGTTAGTGTGTCTTATCGGTCTAGTCCTTGGTACGTGCATGAAGATCAAATTGACATAGGTCCTTACCACTTTCAAAAGATTGGGGAGTTCTACAAGATGTATGGTCAACCTGCCCAGCCTTATCTCTATCCAGCTTTGAGAGATAATCAGGAACGTGTGTCTAAGAGTATTTCGAATTATGTCCGTAGAAAGATAAGAGAACAAATAAAATGATTAATATCAAGCCTGTTATTTATAAAGAATTGCAAAAGGTCGCAGATAATGTGACTGATACTTACCCTAGCGATTGGGAGAACTTCCCAGTCGTTATTTTTTTGGAAGAACAGAACAAGCCGGGAGATTGGTTTGACGACAAGGAACAAAAATCCTCTATCCGCTACAAGGTGGATATCTTTGATGATGCCAGCACTAGTGAGTTAGCTGTTAAAATCAATCAGATTTTTGAATCTTTAGGTTTACGAAGAACCGACTGTCAAGACGTACCGGACCCGTCTCATTTGAGGCACAAGGTCATGCGTTTTGAAGGTGTCGTTGACTTAAATTCAGAGCTTGTTTTTCAATTTAGAATGGAGAATTAAACATGTTAGCAAACGGAATTACGCTTTCTTATGGCGAATCAAAAGGAACTTATACCAAACTTGCGGGATTGAAAGAAGTCCCTGAATTCGGTATTGAGCCTGAAAAAGTAGAGAATACTACCCTGGAAGATACGGTGAAGAAGTATGAATTTGGTATTGGTGATGCAGGGGAATTAGAATACAAATTTTCTTACAAAAATGATAGTGAGAATGCTCCTTATCGTGTTTTGCGTAAAGCAGCAGATAGCAAGAAGAAATTATATTTTGAACAAGCTTATCCAGACGGTACTAAGGTCGATTTTGAAGGTCAAGTATCTGTTAAGCTTGGAGGCGGCGGTGTCAATGCCGTTATCGAATTCACTTTGAAGATTGCTTTGCAGTCTGATCTTACATTCATTGATGGTATTGGAGGTTAATTAAATGGCGTTACCTTACTCAATTTGGAAGATTAACGATGAGAAAGAGTTGAAACTACGACTTTCATCTCATCAAGCGACAAAAGTTGAAGAAAAAATCGGTATGAACCTATTGAAAATCTTCATGCCTGAATCTGGTGAGGAATTTACTTTACCACCTTTAAAAGTTATGTTGTTACTAGTTCACGGAGCATTGCAAAAGTATGAGAATGGGTATTCTCTTGAGGATGTCTATGATCTATACGATGAATACGTGGACAACTGTGGAGACCAAACGACCTTCATGACAGAGGTTTTAATGCCACTTTTTGAAGTATCGGGTTTTACTCCACGAGGAAGCAAGGGCAAGAAAACTTCCAAGAAGAAAATGACAGTAGTCGAGTAATTTTAACGGTAACGCAGCTTGTTGAGAGGCTTTACCCGATGTTTTTGGACATCGGAGGTAAACCTCTCGATTTTTGGGATTTGACGGTGCTTGAAATCAGGGAAATGATTGAAAGTTACAACCGTGTCAAAATCCAAGAGCGTAAAGAGAAGATTATTGACTCATATAGACTTTCGCAAATGATATCCAATCACGTTTCCTTATTGTTATCCAAGGATGCTAAGGTTTTAGAGTTCTGGGAGTATGCGCCTGATTTGTTTGTAGAAGAGAAACAAGCGGTAGAACAGGAACAACAAAGACAAGCGCTTTTGTTACATAAGGAACGGATGCGTGAATTTGCAGAAAGACACAATCAAAAAAGAAAGGAGGAAGTAAATGGCGACTCTTGATGAATTGAAAGTCATGATTGACGCTGAGATAGCGCCTTTCAGGAAGAAGATGAAAGAAGTCGAGAATCAGGTCAAAGGAACATCTGACCAAGTGAAGAATGCCACTGCTAAAGTTCGTGAACAGTCGAACTCTATCGGTAGTGCGTTTGGAAAGCTAGCTAAGTTCGCTGGTTTTGCAATTCTTGGCAAGAAATTGCTTGATGTTGGGATGTATTCAACGCAGACGGCTCTTGAAGTGTCAGCGTCTATGAACCAAATCAAGCGCCAGATGGGCGAGAGTTCGCAATCTTTCTTAAAATGGGTTAACGATAACGCTAATGCTATGAATATGGGTGTGGGTGAGGCTACTAACTACGGTGCGGTTTACTCAAACCTATTTTCTGGATTTATCAAAGACACCAATAAGTTAAGCGCCTATACTGCTAAGATGCTTCAGACATCAGCAGTAGTCGCAGAGGGTACAGGTCGTAGCATTACAGACGTTATGGAGCGGATTCGCTCTGGTTTACTAGGAAACACCGAAGCAATTGAGGACCTAGGAATCAACGTCAATGTGGCTATGATTGAATCCACTGAAGCTTTTAAGCGTTTTGCAAATGGTCAAAGCTGGCAACAGTTGGATTATCAAACCCAGCAACAAATACGTTTGATGGCTATCCTAGAGCAAGCCACTGCCAAGTATGGCGACACTTTATCCAATTCAGTTAATGGCAGTATTAGTTTGTTTAAGTCCTTGATGAAGGACACTGCGTTAAATCTTGGGAATTCCATGCTACCTATTATTAATGCAATTATGCCCGTCTTGAACTCTTTTGCGATGGTATTGAAGAACGTAACTGCTAAACTCGCTGAGTTTATCGCTTTGATGTTCAACAAGAAAGCAACAGTTAAAGATGGTGTTGGTGGAGCAGTTGGAAACATGGGTAATGCCATGAAGGATGCTGCAGGCGGAGCAGGAGACCTTGCTGATGCAGTGGACGACGCTGGAGATTCAGCAGGAGGACTTGCTGACAACCTTGGAGACTCAGCCAAAAACGCTAAGAAGGCTGCTAAAGAATTGCTTGGTCTAATGGGATTTGATGAGATTAACATCTTGCAAAAACCAAAAGACGACGATGCAGGAGGTTCTGGCGGTGGAGGCGGTGGCGGAGGCAAAGGTGGTAAAGGAAAGGGAGGCGGTGGCGGACCTTTCAAAGACATCTTGCCAGAAGTCGAGTTGACTGACATGGGTAACCAATTCAAGAGCATTTTCGATGGTCTTGGAGATAAGTTAAAGGGGTTGTTTGACCTTTTCAAAAAAGGTTTTGATGCAGCGTTTAGACCAGAAGGTATAGAACGTATCAAGATCGCTTTAGACCAAATAGCTAAGACACTGGGAGAAATAGCCACTGACCCAAGGGTTGTGAATGCCTTTAACCGCATGACCGAAAAAATCGCTTATGCATTAGGGCAAGTGGTAGGCTCAATAGCCACTATCGGTTTGGGTATTGGTGTTTTTCTTGCTGAAAGTATCGCAAATGGTCTTGGAAGGCAAAAAGAACGCATTATCAGGGCGCTAGTTGCTTTGTTTGATAATATCGGTAATGTTGCAGAGGCTGTAGGAAACATTGCTCAGGCCTTTTCTAGTGCTTTCTACGATGTCATTACATCAACTGGTGCGGTTCGTATCGGTAGTGCTATTGTGTCAACATTTTTGAGTTTGAGTTCAAAAGTTGTTGAGATTGGAAGCAAACTTGGTGGTGATTTATTCAAAGGTTTAGAGCGAATTGTGACAGATAACGCTCCGAAGTTATCAAGTTCCTTACAAGGAGCTTTGGATGCGATTGCTCCAGTGTTTGAAACAATAGAGCAAGCAGTGAACCGTTTTGGTGATGCATTTAGCCGTGTGTATGATGAACATGTTAGTCCATTTATAACAACTCTTTCTAGTGGTATTTCTCAAATTGTTTCAGTCTTTCTAGATAGTTTTGATAACAATGTTACTCCAGCACTTCAAAGATTCTCTGATGGATTTGAAGATGCCTATAGCAATCATATCGGTCCAGCAATTGATTCTTTGAGTCAAGCTTTCGGGGGATTGGTTGATGTTCTCAAACAAGTCTGGGAAGATAATATGCAACCTTTTGCTGAGTTCTTAGCCGATACATTCGGTATCAGCATTGGTGGAGTTGTCGATCTACTAGGCGGAGCTATTTTAGAGGCTTTAAAAATTCTAGCCGATACAGTAAAAGCTGTTAGCGATGCTTTCATTGCTTTTTCTGATTGGTGCAAGGATAACCGAGAGATAGTTTCAGCCATGGCAACTGCAATTGGTCTTGTATCGACAGCTTGGCAAGGTATTAAATTCTTGTCCTGGGCTGAGCAAGCTGGTGGTCTTGCGGCAGGAATTGGTAAATTAAGCGGAGCTTTCACTGATTTAGTTGGTGCGGTAAAAGGATTAACAGTTGATAAGATAAAATCTTTTGCAGAAAGTGTGTATTTGAATACCTTGTATGCAAAAGACTTTGTGGTCAATTCAGGTAAATTGATTGTAGAGTTAGGAAAAACTGCTTTAGAACTTGGTAAATCTGCGCTAGCGTGGGGTGCTAATGCGGCACAAATGGGACTTGCAACAGCGGCAGAGATCGCTCAATCAGTTGCAGCAGGAGTCGCAGCAGCTGCAACATGGGCACTCAATGGAGCTATTGCGGTATTGACCAGTCCGATAACCTTGGTTATTGCAGCAATTGCAGCCTTAATTGCTATCGGTGTCTTGCTCTACCAAAACTGGGACACTGTTGTTGAGTTTGCTAAAACAGCATGGCAAGAACTATGTGATTTTATCAGTGTGATTTGTCAAGCAA carries:
- a CDS encoding DUF6096 family protein, whose protein sequence is MALPYSIWKINDEKELKLRLSSHQATKVEEKIGMNLLKIFMPESGEEFTLPPLKVMLLLVHGALQKYENGYSLEDVYDLYDEYVDNCGDQTTFMTEVLMPLFEVSGFTPRGSKGKKTSKKKMTVVE
- a CDS encoding phage tail tube protein, which translates into the protein MLANGITLSYGESKGTYTKLAGLKEVPEFGIEPEKVENTTLEDTVKKYEFGIGDAGELEYKFSYKNDSENAPYRVLRKAADSKKKLYFEQAYPDGTKVDFEGQVSVKLGGGGVNAVIEFTLKIALQSDLTFIDGIGG
- a CDS encoding phage tail protein, translated to MATLDELKVMIDAEIAPFRKKMKEVENQVKGTSDQVKNATAKVREQSNSIGSAFGKLAKFAGFAILGKKLLDVGMYSTQTALEVSASMNQIKRQMGESSQSFLKWVNDNANAMNMGVGEATNYGAVYSNLFSGFIKDTNKLSAYTAKMLQTSAVVAEGTGRSITDVMERIRSGLLGNTEAIEDLGINVNVAMIESTEAFKRFANGQSWQQLDYQTQQQIRLMAILEQATAKYGDTLSNSVNGSISLFKSLMKDTALNLGNSMLPIINAIMPVLNSFAMVLKNVTAKLAEFIALMFNKKATVKDGVGGAVGNMGNAMKDAAGGAGDLADAVDDAGDSAGGLADNLGDSAKNAKKAAKELLGLMGFDEINILQKPKDDDAGGSGGGGGGGGKGGKGKGGGGGPFKDILPEVELTDMGNQFKSIFDGLGDKLKGLFDLFKKGFDAAFRPEGIERIKIALDQIAKTLGEIATDPRVVNAFNRMTEKIAYALGQVVGSIATIGLGIGVFLAESIANGLGRQKERIIRALVALFDNIGNVAEAVGNIAQAFSSAFYDVITSTGAVRIGSAIVSTFLSLSSKVVEIGSKLGGDLFKGLERIVTDNAPKLSSSLQGALDAIAPVFETIEQAVNRFGDAFSRVYDEHVSPFITTLSSGISQIVSVFLDSFDNNVTPALQRFSDGFEDAYSNHIGPAIDSLSQAFGGLVDVLKQVWEDNMQPFAEFLADTFGISIGGVVDLLGGAILEALKILADTVKAVSDAFIAFSDWCKDNREIVSAMATAIGLVSTAWQGIKFLSWAEQAGGLAAGIGKLSGAFTDLVGAVKGLTVDKIKSFAESVYLNTLYAKDFVVNSGKLIVELGKTALELGKSALAWGANAAQMGLATAAEIAQSVAAGVAAAATWALNGAIAVLTSPITLVIAAIAALIAIGVLLYQNWDTVVEFAKTAWQELCDFISVICQAIGEFFSGLWAKLQEIFEPIGQWFGEKFQQAWDAIVNIFSGIGEWFSGVFQGAWDAIVNIFTPIGSWFGERWADVTNALANVGAWFTDMFQKAWTGLTNIFSKLGSWFGERWNDVKNALANVSSWFGNTFTSAYNAVKNAFSSIGSFFSGVWSTVQNIFVNAGQMVGDAVGGAFRSAVNAVLGTIENVVNGFIGMINGVLDAVRSLPGLGWVGSVGYVSLPRLARGGIVDSPTIAMIGEAGKEAVVPLENTGFIQTLGRVVSGAVVNAMAGVSPQGGFSGDGDIVIQIGGHEFGRVAIQEINREQERAGQVLLNI
- a CDS encoding HK97-gp10 family putative phage morphogenesis protein, whose translation is MSELLGADRLIAKFRKLSDVSQRDIVSKAVHHAAKTIVQADAKRLAPGNNGELRNSIKTRVKMDGDKVIGEVYTNLHYAPYVEFGTGPKGQASHSGISPEVSVSYRSSPWYVHEDQIDIGPYHFQKIGEFYKMYGQPAQPYLYPALRDNQERVSKSISNYVRRKIREQIK